From Triticum urartu cultivar G1812 chromosome 2, Tu2.1, whole genome shotgun sequence, a single genomic window includes:
- the LOC125537128 gene encoding dof zinc finger protein DOF5.8-like, which produces MAAAGGGAAAAAAVQPAAAAGAGAGRSSSSSAGAGGAAGAGTVADPRAEALRCPRCDSANTKFCYYNNYSLSQPRHFCKACKRYWTRGGTLRNVPVGGGCRKNKRSRSSNGSGGRPGSCAVVASSNAAAGGITSSTSMSLPPPGSLSSALGLHGHGSSSLASLLLGSGASGGDHLGLFHAMQSVVSDATAYEMHQQHQSQVDQLLGLGYGAGDANGSQIHIKPWQQHLQDGAGGLFDGFYAPLLSGSIVPGLEELHVKAEATAGEHHHHQQKKATDGDQQSWDQHPTSSSNVEANIMASDALMAAAAAASMNPAVSNAATAPTSSPLMYWGNGGIGGSPAAWPDMANCGSSIATFF; this is translated from the coding sequence ATGGCTGCAGCGGGCGGGGGGGCTGCTGCGGCTGCGGCGGTGCAGCCAGCCGCCGCTGCGGGTGCGGGCGCGGGGAGGAGTAGCTCTTCCTCGGCCGGAGCAGGTGGCGCTGCCGGTGCCGGCACCGTGGCCGACCCGCGGGCGGAGGCGCTGCGTTGCCCACGCTGCGACTCGGCCAACACCAAGTTCTGCTACTACAACAACTACTCGCTGTCGCAGCCGCGCCACTTCTGCAAGGCCTGCAAGCGCTACTGGACGCGCGGGGGCACGCTCCGCAACGTCCCCGTCGGCGGAGGCTGCCGCAAGAACAAGCGCTCCAGGAGCAGCAACGGATCAGGGGGCAGGCCGGGCTCCTGCGCCGTCGTCGCCTCCTCGAACGCCGCTGCCGGGGGCATCACGTCGTCTACCTCCATGTCGCTCCCGCCGCCGGGCTCCCTCTCCTCGGCTCTGGGCCTCCACGGCCACGGGAGCAGCTCCCTGGCCTCGCTGCTGCTCGGGAGCGGCGCCTCAGGCGGCGACCACCTCGGCCTCTTCCACGCCATGCAGTCGGTCGTCTCGGACGCCACCGCCTACGAGATGCACCAGCAGCACCAGTCCCAGGTGGATCAGCTGCTGGGGCTCGGCTACGGCGCCGGCGACGCCAACGGCTCGCAGATCCACATCAAGCCCTGGCAGCAGCACCTTCAAGACGGCGCTGGCGGCCTCTTTGACGGCTTCTACGCGCCGCTGCTGTCCGGCTCCATCGTGCCGGGACTGGAGGAGCTGCATGTGAAAGCCGAGGCCACCGCCGGcgagcaccaccaccaccagcagAAGAAGGCGACCGATGGGGATCAGCAGAGCTGGGATCAACATCCGACGTCGTCGTCTAACGTCGAGGCTAACATCATGGCCTCGGACGCGCtcatggccgccgccgccgcggcgtcCATGAACCCGGCGGTCAGCAACGCTGCCACGGCGCCGACGTCCTCCCCTCTCATGTACTGGGGCAACGGGGGCATCGGCGGCTCGCCTGCAGCGTGGCCAGATATGGCCAACTGCGGATCCTCCATTGCAACCTTCTTCTAG